TCACGCTCATCATCTGGGCGCTGGAATCCTTGTTTGATTACCTCAATCGTCTGATCTGGCGTGGTCTCGCCCAGACTATGGAACATCAACTGCGAATTGATACCTACTCCCATATCCAATCGTTGGAACTCGCCTATTTTGAAGACCAAAGCACGGGCAACTTGATGTCCATTATCAATGATGATGTCAACCAGCTAGAGCGCTTCCTGGATATTGGGGCTAACAGCTTAATACAGGTTGCGACGACAGTCATCGTCATCGGCGGAGCATTCTTCTTACTAGCACCGTCTGTTGCATGGATGGCCGTCATTCCCATTCCGGTTATCATCTATGGGTCTATGTGGTTCCAAAAGCAAATTGGCCCCCGTTATAGCGCTGTCCGTGAACAAGTCGGTGTTTTAAACAGCCAGCTATCTAATAACCTGAGCGGCATCACAACGATTAAGAGCTTCACAGCTGAAGAGCACGAAGTTGCCCGCATCGAAAAAGCAAGCCAAGCTTACGAGCATCATAACCGCCGTGCCATTGTACTCAGCGCCGCCTTCACCCCCATTATTCGTATGGCGATTGTCGCGGGCTTCCTTGCCATTATGATCTTTGGTGGTGACCTTGTCCTCAAAGGCTCCTTGGCCGTAGCAGCTTACAGCACCATGGTCTTTATGACCCAACGCCTGCTCTGGCCCCTCACCACACTTGGCGAAACCTTCGACTTGTATCAGCGAGCGATGGCTTCAACAGCACGCATTATGGACCTGCTCGACGTGCAAACGACAATTGTTGATGGCCCTGAACAACTGCCAACAAAGCAAGTCAAAGGGAGCGTTAGTTTTGATGATGTTGACTTCGCTTATTCCAATGGAAAGCAAGTGATTAAAGGCTTATCCTTCGATATTGAAGCCGGAGAAACAGCAGCAATTGTAGGCTCCACAGGGGCCGGCAAGAGTACCATTATCAAGTTGCTCCTACGCCTCTACGATGTGACGTCTGGTAAGATCACGCTCGATGGATACGACTTACGGGAACTCAACATCGAAGATTTGCGCAAAGCCATTGGCCTCGTCAGCCAGGATGTTTTCTTATTCCACGGAACCGTCCGAGAAAATATTGCTTATGGTTCCTTTGGCGCTAGCGATGAAGACATCATTGCAGCCGCCCAAATTGCAGAAGCCCATGATTTCATCTTATCCTTGCCGGAAGGCTACGATACTGTCGTTGGCGAACGTGGTCAGAAGCTATCCGGCGGGCAGCGGCAGCGCATTTCTATTGCCCGTGCCATACTCAAAAATCCGCCTGTGCTCGTCTTAGACGAAGCAACTTCTTCTGTGGATAATGAAACAGAGGCCGCTATTCAACGTTCATTAGAGCGCATCATCGTTGGCCGCACCACAATCGTGATTGCACACCGCCTCTCCACAATCCGCCATGCGGATGTCATCTTCGTCCTTGAAAACGGTAACCTCATTGAACGCGGTCGCCACGAAGAGTTATTGACCCAACAGGGCCTCTATGCAGCGCTATGGCGTGTCCAGACTGGTGAGAATCCGGCTATGGTTAATAACCCCAAGTAACGCACCGAATGACACATCGCATTCAGATGTCAAACTGACAGCATCGCGAGAAACAACCTATTTAAACCCATACAAACCAAAAAGCGCGGAGTTCATTACTTCGCGCTTTTTGATCCCCACACCCCAACAAGCCGGCTTAGCTTGTTGCTGTCCCTCGATAATGTCGATTACTCAGTTCGCGCAGCTCATCATGATCCAGAACAAGGCCCTGGTTGGGTCGTCCCGGAGTTTTCAGCAGTAACTGCTCAAGATATTCAACAATGGCTTTAGGATGGTAGCCCTTCTCAAACAGCCGGTCGACCGTTGATTCTTCAAAAACATGGTGAATCTCAGGATCAATAAACTGAGGCACATGCAACCATAATGGACGTTCCCACCCCAATACGTCATGCAGTACCAGCTCTTCAGCAATTGTTTCAAGAGCGCTCTCACTCCTGATATGTGTTGTCACTTGCATAAAGTGGTTATCAACCACATTCGCAAAATAAGGCATCGG
The Phototrophicus methaneseepsis DNA segment above includes these coding regions:
- a CDS encoding ABC transporter ATP-binding protein, translated to MTQHAQTKKHPFLRLLQYASQHRRNVALASIFSVLNKIVDLAPPALIGVAVDIVVEQENSLLARMGIEDVFTQLLVLGVITLIIWALESLFDYLNRLIWRGLAQTMEHQLRIDTYSHIQSLELAYFEDQSTGNLMSIINDDVNQLERFLDIGANSLIQVATTVIVIGGAFFLLAPSVAWMAVIPIPVIIYGSMWFQKQIGPRYSAVREQVGVLNSQLSNNLSGITTIKSFTAEEHEVARIEKASQAYEHHNRRAIVLSAAFTPIIRMAIVAGFLAIMIFGGDLVLKGSLAVAAYSTMVFMTQRLLWPLTTLGETFDLYQRAMASTARIMDLLDVQTTIVDGPEQLPTKQVKGSVSFDDVDFAYSNGKQVIKGLSFDIEAGETAAIVGSTGAGKSTIIKLLLRLYDVTSGKITLDGYDLRELNIEDLRKAIGLVSQDVFLFHGTVRENIAYGSFGASDEDIIAAAQIAEAHDFILSLPEGYDTVVGERGQKLSGGQRQRISIARAILKNPPVLVLDEATSSVDNETEAAIQRSLERIIVGRTTIVIAHRLSTIRHADVIFVLENGNLIERGRHEELLTQQGLYAALWRVQTGENPAMVNNPK